The sequence below is a genomic window from Candidatus Dormiibacterota bacterium.
TCGACGTCGATCGGTTCAAGAACATCAACGATACGCTCGGCCACCGCGCGGGCGACGACCTGCTGCGCGCGTTTGCCGCGCGGTTGCGATCCTCGCTGGACGCGCGCGGATCGGTGTTTCGCAGCGGAGGCGATGAGTTCATCATCGTGATGCCGCTGGGCGAAACGCTGAGCCTGGCGATGGTGGCCGCCGACGTACAGGCCGCGCTGGGCGGAGCCTTCCACGTATCCGGCCGCGAACTCTACGTGACCGCCAGCATCGGGACCAGCACGTTTCCGAACGACGGGACGAGCGCCGAGGAGCTGGTCATGCACGCGGATTCCGCCATGTACCGCGCCAAGCAGACCGGACGCAATCGCATCAAATCCTACGATGCGACCACCGATTCGGCCGCGCTGGTGAAGCTGCGCCTGGAGCAAGATCTGCATCACGCCGTCGATCGCGGCGAATTGGAACTGCGCTTTCAGCCGATCGTGAACGTGGGCGACGGACGCATCATCGGGGCCGAGGCGCTGCTGCGATGGATGCACGGCAAGCAGGGCGAGATTCTGCCCGAACGCTTTATCGGGATCGCCGAAGAGACCGGCTTGATCGTGGATATCTCGCGCTGGGTGTTGCGGCAGGCTTGCGCGCAGGCGGCCGCAATTCGCGCGGGCGGCAATCCCGGTTTTCGCATCGCGGTCAACCTCTCGGCGCGCGATTTTGCAGAAGCGGACCTGGCCCAATATATCGAGGCGACGTTGCTGGATTGCGGCCTCCCGCCCGATGCATTGGATATCGAAATTACCGAGAGCGTGATGATCGACGATCTCGCACTCCAGACGCTCGAGCATTTGCGCGGCCTGGGCGTGCGGATCGTCGTTGACGATTTCGGCATCGCGTACAGTTCGCTCGGATATCTCAAGCGGCTGCCGGTCGGTGCGGTGAAAATCGATCGCGCCTTCATCGCCGATATCGCCCACGATTCGTACGATCAGGCGATCGTACGCGCCATCGTTACGCTGGCAAAAACACTGGGCTTCGGATTGATCGCCGAGGGCGTCGAAACGGCCGAGCAACTCGCATTCGTTTCCAAGCTCGCGTGCGAACACGCACAGGGATATCATTTCAGCGTGCCGCTCGTCGCCACGGATTTGTGCCGGCTCTTGCGCGAGGGCGTACCCACGGCGTAGGGGCCGGCCCCGGACAATCGCCGTTCATCTTGCCAGGAACCACGAACGCCGTACACGGCCCGACCGGCGTCCGCCATGAGATAAAGTCCGGCCCGCTGCGCACGAAACAGCGCCCGGTACACGTGGGTAGTCTCTTGCATGGCCTCGACCGTGCTCTCCATGATGGCGCAGATTTGCTGGTCGCTCGCAATCTCCGGATGCGAATTGGTGATGGTCCCGTTCGCCATCATCTTTAGCATCGCGTCGTCGCGTTACTCTCGTCTCTGGTGGATTCGCCCGCAGGCGAATCCACCACCTAGTCTCTGAGGGCTAGAAGAGAGGCACCCGCTGTCGCGAGTGCCTCTCTTTCCTGCGGCTCGGCCGTGAGGCCGAACGCGAAGGATTCGCCCGCAGGCGAATCCACCACCTAATGTGGTGCGTAGGGGTCGGTTGCGTAGATCGCTTGGATCTGCGCCGCGCTTAGGGGCGGAATGTTCGCGTTCGTATACTTGGTGTCGATGGCTTGAATGAACGCGTTGGCGATCAAGGCGTAGCCAGTATTCGAGGGATGCAATCCGTCGAAGCTGAGCAGGCCTTGCGTGAAGACGAGCGAGCAGCACGTGAACGGTGCGCCCGTTACCGGGTTCGGCGTCGGGTTGATGCTGGCGGCCTGCGCGAAGTACGGGCCCGTGCCGTTATAGAGGCCGTTGAATACCGCATTGATGTCGACGAGCGCCACCCCGGTGGTCGAGGCCGCTGCAGCGATGCCGGTATTGAATGCGGCGTTCATCGCGTTGATCTGGGATGCGAACGTATCGCTGATGTAGGCTCCGCCTAGGCCGGTTCCCGCGCCGCTGGGATCGAGTTGCGGCGTCGTGCTGCCCTGGCCGAACTGCTGCAGTACGGCCAAGAAACCGCTCTCGGTGAGGTAACCGTTCGAGCTAATGCCGTACTTGGTCTGGAGGTAGGCTACGATCGCTCCCGCTGCGGCCGCGGCGTTCGCCGGACCGATCGTGGGGGCGACTTGCGATACGAAATCGCAGTAGAACCAGTTCTGGGTAACGCAGACGGCTTGGCTTGCGGGCAATCCGCCACGGAAGAACTGCGGCGTTTGCAGGACCGTCGGAAGGTTTGCGACGGCCACGCCTTGCGCGCCGGCCTTTTGGAGCGTCTGGACCGCTAGCGTGATGTCGTTCTGCATGTCGCTCTGACTCATGTTCACCATCGGTGCTCTGCCGCCGGAGAACGCAAACTTCAGGATGTCGTTCGCGCCGAGCCAAACCGTTGCAAAGGTTGGTTTGAGCATCGCGGCGGCGTTGACCATCGTTGCCGGCTGACCGTTGATCAGCTTCTGCGGCGCAGTCTGGCTCAGGTATTGGCCGAGGATGGGAATATAGAGCGACGATTCGCCCGAGACGAGGCTTTGGAGACCACCGGCCGTTGCATCCGTCGTGCTGGAAGGATACGGAGCGCAGCTATACGCCGGATAGGTTCCGACCGCGGCCGGAGGCGGCCCGGTCAGCGGGTTGACCATGTTCACTGCTTCGTGGGCGGTGATGCCGGGGACGGCCACGTCGAGGATCGTGCCCTGCGGGTTGGCGCGAACCGTCGCAAAGCTCGACGGCGAGTAGGCTGAGAGGTTAAACGCATCGCAGCCCGGGTGCGATACGAAGAACGGCGAGCCTTGGAAGTTGGCGGGGTTGACGGGAATCAATTGGCTGCCGATGCCGGGAGCGTTGATGAGCGGCAGCACCGAGGTCGCGGGGCTGGCCATCTGAGCCGCGCTCATGCCCGTGGCTTGTTCGAACATCAGGGCCCAGTAGCCGTTCTCCTGAGTCGCCGGAACGAGGTTGCCCGGAAGAATCGAGAACGGGTTGGTCGAGTTCACGCCGAGGATACCCTCGGACTGGTAGCCGGCCGTGAGGCTGTCGCCGACGCCGACGAACGTTGCGAAGAGTGGGTTGGTCGCGCCCGCTTTGGGGGCGATCGGGGTGAGGCTGCTGGTTGAACCGCCGCCTCCGCCGCCGCAAGCCGCGAGCGACGCGACCGCGAGTACGGCGAGGGTCTTCGTAAGATATGTCATCTTCATGTTGCTCGTCCTTGCTCTAGATCGGAATCACGCTCGGCGAACCGATGCCGAACTGGAGTTGGATCTGGGTGGCTTTGAGGCCGCCGATCGTCGGTACGATCGGGTTGGAGCCGCACGGCAACGCTTGGCACGTCAGCTTTTGAATGCCGTACGAACCTTCGTTGGTCGGGCCGCCGCTGTTGAGTACCAACTGCACGAATCCGGCTTTGCCGACGCGCTCCGAGACGCCCAAGAAATAGGCGATCAGGTGCTGCGCGTACGGGTCGGCGGGCAGATAGTCGCGCGAACTCTGGGGCTCGAAGAAGAACTTCGTGCGGTCGTTCGGCGTGTACTCGAGATACGCGATCTGGTAGAGCTGGGGTTTGTTGACCTGGTTGATGCCCGCGGTATGCGTGAGCCAGCCCGGTGCTACCGTAAACGTACCGAACATTTTCGAGGTTTTGAGGAACGGCACGGTGACGGCCAGCGAGAACACCTGCGCGGTGCGCGTGTGGACGCCGGTGACCGGGAAACCGAACGGCGCGTTCGGCTCGAATGCGACGACATCGTTGCCCGCGTTCGACGCCGCGACCGTGGACCAGCGCGACACGTAGGTCGGCGAGATGACGATCGGGAGGGCGCGGCCGCCGGGCATCTTGATCGCGAAAAGTTTCTCCGCGTTCAAGATGAGGAACCGGTCCTTGGTCGTCAAATCCGCTTGCGACGTTGCGGGGGCGCAACCGTTCGCGTTGCCGCCGCCGAGATCGACGCAGCCGATCGGATTTTGGAAGCCTTGCAGATAGAGCGGTGCGGTGCCGCTATTGAAGCCGACCGGATAGTGCTGGATCTCGTAATACGACGCCAGCACGCGCGTGGTCGGATTGAATCCGTATCCCGCGTCGGCATCGGCGCCGCCGGGCAGCCACTTCTTGCCGAAGGTGCCGATGTTTCCGTACGGATATGCAATCGACAGATCCGCCATATAGGTGAAGCCAGTCGGTAAACCTTGGGCGGCCGCTCCGCCGACGGGAGCCTGTCGTACCGGCGGGACCTGGGCGATCGAGCCGTCGGGAAGCGCCATCGTTTGGTCCGCTTGTCCGGCTTGCGTTCGCGTGATTACCACTGGTGTTTTTTTCTGCGATGCATTCATCGCATTCTTGATTCCGGCACTGGCATCTTGGACGACGGATGTCGCCAAGGCTTCGCCCGTGCCGCCGTCGGCCGATGCCGGGATGGCGACCAAGCCGAACGACGCGGCCAATAAAGCGGCCGCGCTCGAGCGGATGAGGGTTTTCAGCATAGAGTCTCTCCAACGCAGTGGGTCCGGTGTATTAAAAGTATCAGTTTCCGGTTGCCGCTTTTTGTTGGAGTTCGGGCGATTAAAACCCTCGTGCCTTTGACGGAAAAGTCGCTAGTCCACGGCTCCGGAGGCCCGAAGTTTCCTGGCCCGGCGGCGATCCTTGGCTCCGTGTTCGATCGATTTGACGATGACGTAGAGCACCGGGGTGATCACGAGGTTGAGTACGGTCGAGATGAGCATGCCGCCGAAGACGACCGTGCCCAGCGAGTGGCGCGCCGCCGAGCCCGCGCCGGTAGCGAACACGAGCGGCACCACCGCTACCACGAAGGCGATCGAGGTCATCAAGATCGGCCGGAGCCGGGTCTGCGCGCCGCGCATCGCCGCCGTGACGATATCCGCCCCGGCCGCGAGTTGCTGATTGGCGAACTCCACGATCAGAATCGCGCTCTTACTGGCCAGGCCGATGAGCATGACGTAGCCGACCTGCGCGTAGGCATCCTGCGAGAGCGTCGGATCGCCTGCGAGGAGGATGAATGGAAAGCCGAGGTGGCCCATGAGCAGACGATAATTCATAAAGAGCAGTGCGCCGAGCAGCGCGGCCGGGACCGCGAGAATGACGATCAGCGGATCGACGAAGCTTTCGTACTGCGCCGAGAGGACCAGGAACACGAAGACGAGGCCGAGCGCGAAGATGAGGGCGCTCTGGGATCCGGATGCGATCTCATCCAAGGTCAGCCCCGACCATTCGTAGCTAACGCCCGGCGGATCGACCTTTTTGGCGATCTGCTCCATCGCTGCGATCGCCTCGCCGCTACCGTGCCCGGTCTTCACATTGCCGTTGATTTCGAGCGAACGGAAGAGATTGTAGTGGCTGATGATCGGCGAGGTGTAGGTTTGCTTGGCGCTTATCAGGGCGCTGACCGGAGTCATTCCGCCGCCCTTGCTCGAGCGCACGTACAACCCTTGGAGCGAACTGATGCGGTCGCGATACGGGGTATCGGCCTGGACGTACACGCGGTACGACCGGTTGAGATAATCGAAGTTATTGACGTACACGGAGCCGAGATCCGTCTGCATGGTATCGAAGACGTCGGCCAGCGAAACGCCGATCGATTGCGCTTTATTGCGGTCCACGTTCACCTGCAACTGCGGCGAATTCGTACGGAACTGCGTGAAGACTTGCGTGAGCGGCGAATCCGGCGCATTGCCCAGCCCCATGTACCCGTACGCAGTCTGCATCAACTTATCGAGGCCCACGTTGCCGCGGTCTTCGAGCTCGAATTGGAATCCGCCGAAACTTCCGACGCCGTTAATCGCCGGCGGATTGAACGCGAGTATTTGCGCTTCGGGAATCTCCTTGGCGAAGCGCGCCATCAGCGAATTGGGCCCGACGTATAGTATCCCCGTGATCGATTCCATGAAGCTGGTGCGCTGCGACCATGGCTCCAACTGGACGAACATCATGCCGCGGTTGGGCCCGGCGCCGGCGAAGCTAAATCCGCCGACATCGAAAACGTCTCGGACGCCCTTGGTGCTGCGAATGATCTGCTCTGCTTTGACCGCGATGTCGTGCTCGTTGGCCAGCGACGTGCCTTCGGGAGCCTGGACCAGGACGATGAAGTACCCTTGATCCTCGCTTGGAATAAAGCCGGTAGGCGTGGTCTTGAAGAGGATCCCGGTGAGCACCAGCGCGAGAACGAAGATACCGAATACCGGCCATCGGTGACGAAAGAGAATCGGAAGTTTGGCGTGATAGAACTCGCGCAGGCGGTGTAAGCCGCGATTAAACCATCCGAAAAAGCCCGTTTCGGATTCCGTTTCGCCGCGTAAGAGTCTGGCCGAGAGTACCGGAGCGAGGGTCAGGGCGGCGAAGAGCGAGATCGTAATCGAGGCGGCGATCGTCAGCGCGAATTGTTTGTACAACTGGCCGGTCGTGCCTGGGAAGAATGCGACCGGCACGAATACCGCCAAGAGCACGAGCGACGATGCTACGACCGCGCTCTGAATCTCGCGCATCGCCGCCGCCGCACCCTCGATGCCGCGCATGTTGTTCTGTTGGATGTAGCGCGCGATATTTTCGATGACGACGATCGCATCGTCCACCACGAGCCCCGTCGCCAGCGTGAGGCCGAAGAGCGTGATGGTGTTGATCGTAAAACCGAAGATCTTCATCACGAAGAACGTGCCGATCAACGACACCGGAATCGTGGCGGCCGGGATCAGCGTGGAGCGCGGATCTTGCAAGAAGAGGAAGATCACCAACACCACGAGCAGGATCGAGAGCAGGAGGGTGACGACGACTTCTTTGATCGATTCTTGCACGAACGTGGTCGAGTTGAACGCGACTTTATAGTGGACGCCGGGCGGGAAAGTTTTGGAGAGCCGATCGAGCGTTGCAATGACGCCCTGTGAAACTGAAAGCGCGTTCGCCGTCGGTAATTGTTGCACGCCCAGCCCGATGACGTTCTGATTGCCGTCGAACCTTAGAAAACTCGAGTAATCTTCGGCACCGAGTTGGATGCGGGCGACGTCCCCAAGCTTCGTAAACCCACCGTTAGCGTCGGTGCGCAGCACGATGTCGGCGAATTGCTTCGGCGTGGAGAGGCGGCCTATCGCGTTGATCGTGTAGGTGTACGGTTGGCTACCGGATTCAGGCGACGAGCCGATACTACCGGCGGCAACCTCGACGTTCTGCTGCTGGAGGGCGCTGATAACGTCGCTGGTCGCAAGACCCTGCGCCGCCAGCGCTCGCGGGTTGAGCCAAATGCGCATTGCATAGCGACGCTGCCCGAAGATCCGAACGCCGCTGACGCCCTGGACGCGCTTGAGATCGTTGACGATATTGAGCTCGGCGTAGTTGCTCAAAAACAGCGAATCGTACTTCGAATTATCCGACGTGACCGCGACGGCCATGACGAATGCGCCCGCGTTTTTCGAGACCGTGACGCCGGTTTGCGTTACTTCCGCCGGTAGCTCGCCGCTCGCCGACTGGACGGCATTTTGCACGTCGGTCGCCGCGATATCGAGATTGACCCCGAGGTTAAAGGTACAGGTGATCGTCGATACGCCCTGCGCGCTCGTCGAACTGATGTAGCGTAGGCCTTCGACGCCGTTGATCGCGTTCTCGAGCGGCGTGGTCACAGCGCTTTCAACCGCTTGCGGGCTGGCGCCGATATAGGTAGCGGTAACCGTCACCACCGGGGGAGCGATCTGCGGATACTGCGCGATCGGCAGCGTCGGCATAACCACGAGCCCCGCGATCAGGATTACGAGCGAACAGACCGCGGCAAAGATCGGCCGCCGGAGGAAGAACTCAGTCATCGTGATGCTAAACCTTCGCCCTCGGAAAGCCGTTGCATTCCAGGCGAAACTCAGATCGCGGCGCTATCCCGCTTGCGTAAAAGCCTGCTCGGCATGGTAGGAGCTACGCGAGAGCGGGCTCGACACGACTTGATGGAAGCCTTTAGAACGTGCCAGCGCACCGAGTTGCGCAAAGCGCTCGGGCGTAACGAAGGCAACCACGGGAAGATGCTTCTTGGTGGGTTGCAGATACTGCCCCATTGTAAAGATATCGACGCCGGCCGCTCGTGCGTCGTCCATCGTCTGCTCGATCTCCGCGTCCGTTTCGCCTAGCCCCAGCATGAGCGAGGTCTTCGTATAGCGTTCGGGTGCCCGAGATTTGGCATGGGCGAGAATGCGTAGCGAGGTATCGTACGTCGCGCGCTTGTCGCGCACGGTGGGTGTGAGGCGTCGCACGCTTTCGAGATTGTGCGCGAATACATCCGGCTTGGCATCCATCACGATATCGAGCGCCACCAGATCGCCGTGATAATCCCCGCTGAGGATCTCAACCCGCGCTCCCGCAACGCGCTCGTGAATCTCCCGAATCGTATTCGCAAAGATCAGCGCTCCGCCATCCGCCAGATCGTCGCGATCGACGGCCGTAAGCACCAAATACTTCCAGCCCAAATCGCGCACCGCTTCGGCGACCCGTACGGGCTCCATCCAATCGACCACGCCCTTCGGGTTTCCAGTCTTCACGTTGCAGAAGCGGCAGCCGCGCGTGCACGTGTCGCCCAAGATCATGATCGTCGCCGTGCCGGCGCCCCAGCATTCCGCAAGATTCGGGCACGCGGCCTCTTTGCACACGGTATTGAGCGCGAGCGTATTCACCTTGGCTTTGACGCGTTCGTAATCCTCACCGATCGGCAACGAGACGCGTAGCCAATCCGGCTTGCGCGCGTGCTGCGGTTTTGCGGGGGAGATCAAGTCGATTTCAATAGCCACGTTCGTTAAAATTCCACGTTGAGCGAGCGAGCGAGTTCTTCGAGCAGCACGACTTTCGCTTCATCGAGCGTTACCGGCCGTCCGAGTTGTTGCGAGAGCGACGTGATGCCGCGATCGGTTAAACCGCACGGATTAATTAGCCGATCGTAATCGAGTTCGGTCGAGACGTTGAGCGCGATTCCATGCAACGAAACCATCTTCTGAACCGCCAACCCGATCGCGCAAATCTGATCGCGTCCAACCCACACGCCCGCATGTTCGCTCCACCGTTCGGCGACGACGCCGAAGCGCGCGCACGTTTCGATGACCGCTCCTTCGAGGGATCGCACGAGCGGGACGACTTCGCGAAAGCGTTCTAATTTACGAATCGGATACACGACCAACTGCCCGGGCCCGTGATAAGTCACGTCGCCGCCACGCTCGATTTCAACGACCTCGATGCCGCGCCGTGCTAAAAGATCCGGCGCAATCAAGACGTTATCGCGTTTTGCCTGGCGTCCCAGCGTAATAACCGGCGGATGTTCGACGACGATAAACGTATCGGGCTCGCGCCCTTCACGCACCGCGGCATGCAGCGTATGCTGCAAGTCCCACACTTCGCGGTAAGGCTTGAATCCGAGATCGAGTACGCGCGCGCGCGTCAGAGTTGCCACGCTCATACGACCGCCACCGATGCGAATTTGGATGCACGGCGAGCCAGAGCGCGCGACGCTGTGGCCCCGGGAGCCGGGTGTCGCGAGGCCCGGTCGGGGAACCGCTGTTGGATTTTACATCCTGTAAAATCCAACGCTGCTACGTTTTTTGGGCAAAACAAAGTTTTGAAGTTCACATCCTGTGAAGGCCCAAAAAATCGCAGCTTCCCCGACCGGACCTCGCGCCACCCGGCTCCCGGGGCCATAGCGTCAACGACGTCGCGCGTAGCTACTTTGCCCCGACCGGCGTTTTCGGCTTCGGATTGACGATGTGAATCGCCTTACCGTGCGCCGCTTCCGCCGCGTCCATGATGCTTTCGGTCAGGGTCGGATGGGGATGGATCGAGAGCCCGATATCCTCGAGCGTCGCGCCCATCTCGAGCGCGATGACGCCTTCGCCGATTAGCGATTCGGCTTGCGGTGCGACGATGTGCATGCCCAGCAGCATATCGGTCTTGGCGTCGCCGACGAGTTTGATCAGGCCGTCGCTTTCATTCATCGTGCGCGCGCGGCCGCTCGCCGCGAGCGGGAACTTGCCGATGCGTACCTCGTAGCCTTTGGCCTTTGCTTCCTCTTCGGAGAGGCCGATGGTCGCGACTTCCGGATCGGTGTACACGCAGTTCGGAATCGCAATCGGATCGAATGCGGCCGACGTGTCGCCCGCGATCACTTCGGCGGCGATGACGCCCTGCTTCATCGCGCGGTGCGCGAGGAGCGGCTGGCCCGTGACGTCGCCGATCGCAAAGATGCTCGGCACTTTCGTGCGGCACTGCTGATCGACCGCGATGAAGCCCTTATCGTCGACGGCTAGGCCCGCGGCTTGCAGATTGAGCGTATCGGTGACGGGGCGGCGCCCGACGGCGACGAGCACCATGTCGAATTCGCGCGTCTCGTCTTTGCCGTTGGTGCCTTCGCCGTTGAACGTGGCTTTAACGATCTTGCCGCTCTTTTCGAGTTTGCCGACCTTCGTGTCGAGCATGATTTCGACGCCTTGTTTCTTGAGGATGCGGCCCAGCGTCTTCGAAATTTCCAGGTCGGTGCCGGTGAGCAACTGCGAGAGCGCTTCGATAACGAGCACCTTCGCGCCGAGGCGCGTGTAGACGGTGGCGAATTCCAGACCGATCACGCCGCCGCCGATTACCAGCATGTTCTTCGGGATGCGCTTCATTTGGACGGCGTCGTCCGAATTGATGATGTACTCGCCGTCGCGCGGCCAAGCCTTGACGTCGACCGGTGCCGAGCCGGTGGCGATCACGACGGTTTTCGCGGTGATGCTATCCTCGCCGCCCTCTTTTTTCTTAAGGACGATTTGCGTCGGGCTCTTGAACGAGGCGTCACCGTACA
It includes:
- a CDS encoding SGNH/GDSL hydrolase family protein: MKMTYLTKTLAVLAVASLAACGGGGGGSTSSLTPIAPKAGATNPLFATFVGVGDSLTAGYQSEGILGVNSTNPFSILPGNLVPATQENGYWALMFEQATGMSAAQMASPATSVLPLINAPGIGSQLIPVNPANFQGSPFFVSHPGCDAFNLSAYSPSSFATVRANPQGTILDVAVPGITAHEAVNMVNPLTGPPPAAVGTYPAYSCAPYPSSTTDATAGGLQSLVSGESSLYIPILGQYLSQTAPQKLINGQPATMVNAAAMLKPTFATVWLGANDILKFAFSGGRAPMVNMSQSDMQNDITLAVQTLQKAGAQGVAVANLPTVLQTPQFFRGGLPASQAVCVTQNWFYCDFVSQVAPTIGPANAAAAAGAIVAYLQTKYGISSNGYLTESGFLAVLQQFGQGSTTPQLDPSGAGTGLGGAYISDTFASQINAMNAAFNTGIAAAASTTGVALVDINAVFNGLYNGTGPYFAQAASINPTPNPVTGAPFTCCSLVFTQGLLSFDGLHPSNTGYALIANAFIQAIDTKYTNANIPPLSAAQIQAIYATDPYAPH
- a CDS encoding efflux RND transporter permease subunit; the encoded protein is MTEFFLRRPIFAAVCSLVILIAGLVVMPTLPIAQYPQIAPPVVTVTATYIGASPQAVESAVTTPLENAINGVEGLRYISSTSAQGVSTITCTFNLGVNLDIAATDVQNAVQSASGELPAEVTQTGVTVSKNAGAFVMAVAVTSDNSKYDSLFLSNYAELNIVNDLKRVQGVSGVRIFGQRRYAMRIWLNPRALAAQGLATSDVISALQQQNVEVAAGSIGSSPESGSQPYTYTINAIGRLSTPKQFADIVLRTDANGGFTKLGDVARIQLGAEDYSSFLRFDGNQNVIGLGVQQLPTANALSVSQGVIATLDRLSKTFPPGVHYKVAFNSTTFVQESIKEVVVTLLLSILLVVLVIFLFLQDPRSTLIPAATIPVSLIGTFFVMKIFGFTINTITLFGLTLATGLVVDDAIVVIENIARYIQQNNMRGIEGAAAAMREIQSAVVASSLVLLAVFVPVAFFPGTTGQLYKQFALTIAASITISLFAALTLAPVLSARLLRGETESETGFFGWFNRGLHRLREFYHAKLPILFRHRWPVFGIFVLALVLTGILFKTTPTGFIPSEDQGYFIVLVQAPEGTSLANEHDIAVKAEQIIRSTKGVRDVFDVGGFSFAGAGPNRGMMFVQLEPWSQRTSFMESITGILYVGPNSLMARFAKEIPEAQILAFNPPAINGVGSFGGFQFELEDRGNVGLDKLMQTAYGYMGLGNAPDSPLTQVFTQFRTNSPQLQVNVDRNKAQSIGVSLADVFDTMQTDLGSVYVNNFDYLNRSYRVYVQADTPYRDRISSLQGLYVRSSKGGGMTPVSALISAKQTYTSPIISHYNLFRSLEINGNVKTGHGSGEAIAAMEQIAKKVDPPGVSYEWSGLTLDEIASGSQSALIFALGLVFVFLVLSAQYESFVDPLIVILAVPAALLGALLFMNYRLLMGHLGFPFILLAGDPTLSQDAYAQVGYVMLIGLASKSAILIVEFANQQLAAGADIVTAAMRGAQTRLRPILMTSIAFVVAVVPLVFATGAGSAARHSLGTVVFGGMLISTVLNLVITPVLYVIVKSIEHGAKDRRRARKLRASGAVD
- a CDS encoding EAL domain-containing protein — protein: LDMNFTSVVGAGLSTQGLSERDLLGQNFELMLADAESKERALAVIRRAFGGDSERFETRLAGRWLQHHVEPLRGMSGSIIGAIGVALDITEMKETADHFAHLARVDALTQLPNRLALEEQLGGALDRARSDRCALGVLFVDVDRFKNINDTLGHRAGDDLLRAFAARLRSSLDARGSVFRSGGDEFIIVMPLGETLSLAMVAADVQAALGGAFHVSGRELYVTASIGTSTFPNDGTSAEELVMHADSAMYRAKQTGRNRIKSYDATTDSAALVKLRLEQDLHHAVDRGELELRFQPIVNVGDGRIIGAEALLRWMHGKQGEILPERFIGIAEETGLIVDISRWVLRQACAQAAAIRAGGNPGFRIAVNLSARDFAEADLAQYIEATLLDCGLPPDALDIEITESVMIDDLALQTLEHLRGLGVRIVVDDFGIAYSSLGYLKRLPVGAVKIDRAFIADIAHDSYDQAIVRAIVTLAKTLGFGLIAEGVETAEQLAFVSKLACEHAQGYHFSVPLVATDLCRLLREGVPTA
- the lipA gene encoding lipoyl synthase, coding for MAIEIDLISPAKPQHARKPDWLRVSLPIGEDYERVKAKVNTLALNTVCKEAACPNLAECWGAGTATIMILGDTCTRGCRFCNVKTGNPKGVVDWMEPVRVAEAVRDLGWKYLVLTAVDRDDLADGGALIFANTIREIHERVAGARVEILSGDYHGDLVALDIVMDAKPDVFAHNLESVRRLTPTVRDKRATYDTSLRILAHAKSRAPERYTKTSLMLGLGETDAEIEQTMDDARAAGVDIFTMGQYLQPTKKHLPVVAFVTPERFAQLGALARSKGFHQVVSSPLSRSSYHAEQAFTQAG
- the lpdA gene encoding dihydrolipoyl dehydrogenase; translated protein: MAEHQVDAVIIGAGPGGYHAAIRLGQLGKTVICVDRDEIGGVCLNWGCIPTKALLHVGEVIRHIDHAADIGLKVPKAEVDREGVAKFKTDVVTSNVGGVRTLFKANNVQFMYGDASFKSPTQIVLKKKEGGEDSITAKTVVIATGSAPVDVKAWPRDGEYIINSDDAVQMKRIPKNMLVIGGGVIGLEFATVYTRLGAKVLVIEALSQLLTGTDLEISKTLGRILKKQGVEIMLDTKVGKLEKSGKIVKATFNGEGTNGKDETREFDMVLVAVGRRPVTDTLNLQAAGLAVDDKGFIAVDQQCRTKVPSIFAIGDVTGQPLLAHRAMKQGVIAAEVIAGDTSAAFDPIAIPNCVYTDPEVATIGLSEEEAKAKGYEVRIGKFPLAASGRARTMNESDGLIKLVGDAKTDMLLGMHIVAPQAESLIGEGVIALEMGATLEDIGLSIHPHPTLTESIMDAAEAAHGKAIHIVNPKPKTPVGAK
- the lipB gene encoding lipoyl(octanoyl) transferase LipB, whose translation is MATLTRARVLDLGFKPYREVWDLQHTLHAAVREGREPDTFIVVEHPPVITLGRQAKRDNVLIAPDLLARRGIEVVEIERGGDVTYHGPGQLVVYPIRKLERFREVVPLVRSLEGAVIETCARFGVVAERWSEHAGVWVGRDQICAIGLAVQKMVSLHGIALNVSTELDYDRLINPCGLTDRGITSLSQQLGRPVTLDEAKVVLLEELARSLNVEF